One genomic segment of Mycoplasmopsis agalactiae PG2 includes these proteins:
- the tsaD gene encoding tRNA (adenosine(37)-N6)-threonylcarbamoyltransferase complex transferase subunit TsaD — MKILGIETSHDDTSIAILENNKVVALETISQVDIFKEFGGTIPEISSREHVKNINLILEILIKKHDLSTIDYVAYTKEPGLVGTLQIGYLFANAVSLAYNKPIIPINHLAGHFYSCAIDHEINYPSLCLLVSGGHTQLMLINNPNDFQIIGQTLDDAVGEAFDKVSSKLQLGFPGGPIIDKIYKNYNGEFIKFTEPHAPGEYNFSFSGLKSQVINYYHNKIQRNEAIDINQIAASFQDCAVSYLINQTKKALRKYNVKSLVLAGGVSANSELRKRFLEISNIAIIPDLKYATDNGAMIASCAYQMLKEK, encoded by the coding sequence ATGAAAATATTAGGAATTGAAACTAGTCATGATGATACTTCCATTGCTATTTTAGAAAATAATAAGGTAGTTGCCTTAGAAACAATTAGCCAAGTTGATATTTTTAAGGAATTTGGTGGCACAATTCCTGAAATATCATCAAGAGAACATGTTAAAAACATAAACTTAATTTTAGAGATATTGATCAAAAAACATGATTTATCTACTATAGATTATGTAGCTTATACTAAAGAACCAGGATTAGTTGGAACACTGCAAATTGGATATTTATTCGCTAATGCAGTTTCATTAGCTTACAATAAGCCAATAATTCCTATTAATCACCTAGCCGGACACTTTTATTCATGCGCAATAGATCACGAAATAAATTATCCTTCATTATGTTTATTAGTTTCAGGCGGTCATACTCAATTAATGCTTATTAATAATCCAAATGATTTTCAAATAATAGGTCAAACATTAGATGATGCTGTCGGCGAAGCATTTGATAAAGTTAGTTCAAAATTACAATTAGGATTTCCTGGCGGGCCTATAATTGATAAAATATATAAAAATTATAATGGTGAGTTTATTAAATTCACTGAGCCTCATGCTCCCGGCGAATATAATTTTTCATTTAGTGGGCTTAAGTCACAAGTTATAAATTACTATCATAATAAAATACAAAGAAATGAAGCAATTGATATTAATCAAATTGCTGCTAGTTTTCAAGATTGTGCAGTTAGTTATTTAATTAATCAAACTAAAAAAGCACTTAGAAAATACAATGTTAAGTCACTAGTTTTAGCTGGCGGAGTTAGTGCTAATAGTGAGTTAAGAAAAAGATTTTTAGAAATCAGTAATATTGCCATAATCCCTGATTTAAAGTATGCAACAGACAATGGAGCAATGATTGCTTCATGTGCTTATCAAATGCTAAAAGAAAAGTAA
- a CDS encoding DNA cytosine methyltransferase, with translation MDVNRFLEKYYFSLNSKTVSLIKRKDIEFKRLLAASVLLDNNQVDINCLDPAIIKKLKIDLITYSFPCQGLSIANMGRAKGINNEESKSNLVWQIYRILNESPYKPKYLLMENVPNLLSNKFKDEYEHWKNKLSELGYKTFTIILNSIDCGSIQHRRRVFAVSVLKNLRTPFSNDFEFKCYIDKITSSKKLSLDKKRKKFDDIFKKFPSNEENLSCLINHTPSRIKMIDSVRIINETNNFEIPTLTTKQDRIPNVGVIKLKNDFTHKTNYRFISPREAYRLMGFDDKDFNKLLPLIEKGILNKESLYRQAGNSISVEAIEIIFQVISEIQMSSNTNENLKEE, from the coding sequence ATGGATGTTAACAGATTTCTAGAAAAATACTATTTTTCTTTGAATTCAAAAACTGTTTCTTTAATTAAAAGAAAAGATATTGAATTTAAAAGGTTACTTGCTGCTTCAGTTTTATTAGATAACAATCAAGTAGACATCAATTGTCTCGATCCTGCAATTATAAAAAAACTAAAAATAGACCTAATTACTTACTCGTTTCCATGTCAAGGATTAAGCATTGCAAACATGGGTAGAGCAAAAGGAATCAATAATGAGGAATCAAAGTCTAATTTAGTTTGGCAGATATATCGGATATTAAATGAATCCCCCTATAAACCGAAATATTTGCTAATGGAAAATGTACCTAACCTTCTATCAAACAAATTTAAAGACGAGTATGAGCATTGAAAAAATAAACTTAGTGAATTAGGTTACAAAACATTTACGATTATTCTAAATTCAATTGATTGTGGTTCAATTCAGCATCGTAGACGAGTCTTTGCAGTTTCTGTACTTAAGAATCTAAGAACCCCGTTTAGTAACGATTTTGAATTTAAATGCTATATCGATAAAATCACATCTAGTAAAAAGTTGTCTTTAGATAAAAAAAGAAAGAAGTTTGATGATATATTTAAAAAATTTCCTTCGAACGAGGAAAATCTTAGCTGCTTAATCAATCACACTCCTTCAAGGATTAAGATGATCGATAGCGTAAGAATTATTAATGAAACTAATAATTTCGAAATACCAACACTTACAACTAAACAAGATCGAATTCCCAATGTAGGAGTAATAAAACTAAAAAATGATTTTACTCATAAGACTAACTATAGATTTATAAGCCCTAGAGAAGCGTATAGATTAATGGGCTTTGATGATAAGGATTTTAATAAACTTTTACCTTTAATTGAGAAAGGAATTTTAAATAAAGAATCCTTATATAGACAAGCTGGTAATTCTATTTCGGTCGAAGCAATTGAAATTATTTTTCAAGTCATAAGTGAGATTCAAATGAGTAGCAATACTAATGAAAACTTGAAAGAAGAATAA
- the tsaE gene encoding tRNA (adenosine(37)-N6)-threonylcarbamoyltransferase complex ATPase subunit type 1 TsaE, with translation MQPSKIFVTKENQSLTEVANYVLNNLTKSKLLLLNGELGAGKTTLLKEIAKIIGIKEPITSPTFNYMKTYNGLVHIDAYHLSGEIDEFIDYADENDIIAIEWPSKIIHYYSNYVSVDIVLDEKNNHIFTIKVVE, from the coding sequence ATGCAGCCAAGCAAAATTTTTGTCACAAAAGAGAATCAAAGTCTTACTGAAGTAGCTAATTATGTTTTGAATAATTTAACTAAAAGTAAATTATTACTTTTAAATGGGGAATTAGGTGCTGGCAAGACTACATTATTAAAAGAAATAGCTAAGATAATTGGAATAAAAGAGCCTATCACTTCGCCAACTTTTAACTATATGAAAACATATAATGGGCTAGTTCATATTGATGCATATCATCTTAGTGGCGAGATAGATGAATTTATTGACTATGCTGATGAGAATGATATTATAGCTATTGAATGGCCTTCTAAAATAATTCATTATTATTCAAATTATGTAAGTGTAGACATTGTTTTGGATGAAAAAAATAATCATATTTTTACTATAAAGGTGGTTGAATAA
- a CDS encoding MAG3240 family lipoprotein, producing the protein MSKKINLLLPITISTLPVLISSSCNNEDDIFNLKINSDVKASDIFYKTFLSQLKTYTLDSLFNNLQGGILTLNLPNKVDEFKLTSNKDDIIFKYKNKKYSLKNVASKINGFDFSEILRPFTYENEDGKFIVKRTRNINDNTDIDILFKLKTEGKLDYSDFFEYKSKIFQNYYKKGILDDLSIPDLQYMLQSAFINSNSQFPIQVLSINTRSKAFFKSKFQQDILEKRLSNELKIYNFTSNGLIFDHVKFNNLKIDTDTIKLNIDLLDANDNSLLSDKYKSLEFKLTNFSKGQSDIYFDLKTKAKLTIDNDEVKFNELVNNPEIKFKPNPLSYKTIDDLMHPTKGYEAFNLNNTEMLLSELKDDILLSNTPAEFDFKIDKFEKTKLLNNSLSIGKLIINDAKTGQEYNWYSIDFTPHKHIFSNGLYLKNELGTINKNKDTYFSYSVNDNNFDNKGNLNITQGIKAADFIENSFNDIANFLIYQNKDNLLLWQNNAMSNLPVLEVLKHKHFYEKWLSIIFSQYTLLYNINNDADDDGLIKKVDVKLIDSNKYEASKHGLGTVPISINFINHRNQKMLQTDYHYNLIGFKGYDKGIIESKKAELKEEYKSDLPLKNKTLPYLIRVK; encoded by the coding sequence ATGAGTAAAAAAATAAATTTATTACTGCCAATAACTATTAGCACTCTGCCTGTGCTAATTTCATCATCATGCAATAATGAAGATGACATTTTTAATTTAAAAATAAATTCGGATGTAAAAGCCAGTGACATTTTTTATAAAACCTTTTTGTCGCAATTAAAAACCTATACATTAGATTCACTATTTAATAACTTGCAAGGTGGCATATTGACACTCAATCTTCCTAATAAAGTTGATGAATTTAAGTTAACCAGTAATAAAGATGACATTATTTTTAAGTATAAAAATAAAAAATATTCGTTAAAAAATGTCGCAAGTAAAATAAATGGTTTTGACTTTTCTGAAATTTTAAGACCTTTTACATATGAAAATGAAGATGGTAAATTTATTGTAAAAAGAACCAGAAATATCAATGACAATACTGACATAGATATTTTATTTAAGTTAAAAACAGAAGGTAAATTAGATTATTCCGACTTCTTTGAATACAAAAGTAAAATTTTCCAAAATTACTATAAAAAAGGCATATTGGATGACTTAAGTATCCCTGATTTACAATATATGTTACAAAGTGCTTTCATTAATAGTAATTCACAATTTCCTATACAAGTATTATCAATTAATACAAGGAGCAAGGCATTTTTTAAGTCTAAATTCCAACAAGATATTTTAGAGAAGCGACTTTCAAATGAGTTAAAAATTTATAATTTTACTTCTAATGGGTTAATTTTTGACCATGTAAAATTTAATAATTTAAAAATTGATACTGACACTATTAAACTAAATATTGACCTGCTTGATGCTAATGATAATTCTCTTCTTAGTGATAAGTACAAAAGTTTAGAATTTAAATTAACTAACTTTTCCAAAGGCCAAAGCGATATATATTTTGATTTAAAAACTAAGGCAAAGCTTACTATTGATAATGATGAAGTTAAGTTTAATGAATTAGTCAATAATCCTGAAATTAAATTTAAGCCTAATCCATTATCATACAAAACTATTGATGATTTAATGCACCCTACTAAGGGATATGAAGCATTTAATTTAAATAATACTGAAATGCTACTTAGTGAATTAAAAGATGATATTTTATTATCTAATACACCTGCCGAATTTGACTTTAAAATAGACAAATTCGAAAAAACTAAACTATTAAATAATTCATTATCAATTGGCAAATTAATTATAAATGATGCTAAAACAGGCCAAGAATATAATTGATATTCAATTGATTTTACACCGCACAAACACATTTTTTCAAATGGTTTATATTTAAAAAATGAATTAGGGACAATTAATAAAAATAAAGATACATATTTTAGTTATTCAGTAAATGACAATAACTTTGATAATAAAGGCAATTTAAATATCACACAAGGAATTAAAGCAGCTGACTTTATTGAAAATTCATTTAATGATATTGCAAACTTTTTAATTTATCAAAATAAAGATAACTTATTATTATGACAAAATAATGCTATGTCAAATTTGCCTGTTTTAGAAGTGTTAAAACATAAACACTTTTATGAAAAATGATTATCTATAATATTTTCTCAATATACACTTTTATATAATATTAATAATGATGCTGATGACGATGGTTTAATCAAGAAAGTAGATGTAAAACTTATTGATTCTAATAAATATGAAGCATCAAAACATGGTCTAGGTACTGTTCCTATATCAATCAATTTTATTAATCATAGAAATCAAAAAATGCTACAAACAGATTACCATTACAACTTAATTGGCTTTAAAGGATACGATAAAGGAATAATAGAATCTAAGAAAGCTGAATTAAAAGAAGAATATAAAAGCGATTTACCACTTAAGAATAAAACACTTCCATATTTAATAAGAGTCAAATAA
- a CDS encoding PTS transporter subunit EIIB, with translation MTTGDKWKIATLTIFTLGFCWVYWSVKNKKVKKLKKGKINKLDSSMDTLELINLLGGKSNISGVSNTISRIKVIINDKSIVQKDKLEQLKYVSGIMISSNNVSLVVGDYAKKLREELNSEITK, from the coding sequence ATGACAACAGGCGATAAGTGAAAAATAGCTACTTTAACAATATTTACATTGGGATTTTGCTGAGTATACTGAAGTGTTAAAAATAAAAAAGTTAAGAAACTTAAAAAAGGCAAAATTAATAAATTAGACTCAAGCATGGATACGCTTGAGTTAATTAACTTATTGGGTGGAAAAAGCAATATTTCTGGTGTCTCAAACACTATATCAAGAATCAAAGTAATTATTAATGATAAGTCAATTGTTCAAAAAGATAAATTAGAACAATTGAAATACGTTAGTGGAATTATGATTTCATCTAACAATGTTTCACTAGTTGTTGGTGATTATGCCAAAAAACTAAGAGAAGAGTTAAATAGCGAAATTACAAAATAG
- a CDS encoding BspA family leucine-rich repeat surface protein produces the protein MNEIKKIEKKNNVLNIKINSQQKNNNFYVAKLNKIEKHKDKLVKVEKRYKLAEAYRHKAKLKELPIKTNNKVHTELENKLSNVSNLVSKSQLMSLQNLNNLLLEKQNILDELSYKTVKLENDWELIREKLTSYWGYAVEPKYNESKTELKVIGWFIDKDFDIQIEQIPQSVNKVPALPEYIDSLKNAFKDNISDDIIGIENWDTKNVTDMSGVFWGAKNFNGNISKWDTSNVETMSSMFNDASKFDRDLSNWKTSNITNMQSMFADAKEFNNANKSLNWDVSKVKDMKFMFFGARKFNQDISNWNVKSVENHNHFSTNSGFANEDNKLAPKFINIGRSFLKK, from the coding sequence TTGAATGAAATAAAAAAAATTGAAAAAAAGAATAATGTGCTTAATATAAAAATAAATTCTCAGCAGAAAAATAATAATTTTTATGTTGCAAAGCTTAATAAAATTGAAAAGCATAAAGACAAACTAGTAAAAGTAGAAAAAAGATATAAACTTGCAGAGGCATATAGGCATAAAGCTAAATTAAAGGAATTGCCAATAAAAACAAACAATAAAGTTCATACAGAATTAGAAAATAAATTAAGCAATGTTTCTAACTTAGTTTCAAAATCACAATTGATGTCATTGCAAAATTTAAATAATCTTTTATTAGAAAAACAAAATATACTTGATGAACTAAGTTATAAAACAGTCAAATTGGAAAATGATTGAGAATTAATTCGAGAGAAATTAACTTCATATTGAGGTTATGCAGTAGAACCAAAATATAATGAAAGTAAAACAGAATTAAAGGTAATTGGATGATTTATAGACAAAGATTTTGATATTCAAATTGAACAAATACCACAAAGCGTAAATAAAGTTCCTGCACTACCAGAATATATAGATAGTTTAAAAAATGCTTTTAAAGACAACATAAGTGATGATATTATAGGAATTGAAAATTGAGACACTAAAAATGTTACTGATATGTCAGGTGTATTTTGAGGTGCTAAAAATTTTAATGGCAATATATCAAAATGAGACACATCAAATGTAGAAACAATGAGCTCAATGTTTAACGATGCATCAAAATTTGATAGAGATCTAAGTAACTGAAAGACATCAAATATAACAAATATGCAAAGTATGTTTGCTGATGCCAAGGAATTTAACAATGCGAATAAAAGTCTTAACTGAGACGTTTCAAAAGTAAAGGATATGAAATTTATGTTTTTTGGTGCTAGAAAATTTAATCAAGATATTTCAAATTGAAATGTAAAATCAGTTGAAAATCACAACCATTTCTCTACAAATTCTGGTTTTGCAAATGAAGATAATAAATTGGCACCTAAATTCATAAATATAGGTAGAAGTTTCCTAAAAAAATAA
- the tuf gene encoding elongation factor Tu: MAKLDFDRSKEHVNIGTIGHVDHGKTTLTAAIATVLAKKGLSEAKSYDAIDNAPEEKARGITINTSHIEYNTEKRHYAHVDCPGHADYIKNMITGAAQMDGSILVVAATDGAMPQTKEHVLLAKQVGVPKMVVFLNKCDMIKPEDAEMIDLVEMEVRELLTKYGFDGDNTPFVRGSALQALQGKPEYEENILELMNAVDTWIETPVKDFEKPFLMAVEDVFTISGRGTVATGRVERGRLSLNEEVEIVGLKPTKKTVVTGIEMFRKNLKEAQAGDNAGLLLRGVERSAIERGQVLAKPGSIVPHAEFEAAIYALTKEEGGRHTPFFVNYKPQFYFRTTDVTGGLEFEKGREFVQPGENVNLKVKLIAPIAVEEGTKFSIREGGRTVGYGSVTKILK, encoded by the coding sequence ATGGCAAAACTAGATTTTGACCGTAGCAAAGAACACGTTAATATTGGAACCATTGGCCACGTTGACCATGGTAAAACAACTTTAACTGCTGCTATTGCGACAGTATTAGCAAAAAAAGGTTTATCAGAAGCTAAATCATATGATGCAATTGACAATGCACCTGAAGAAAAAGCTCGTGGTATAACAATTAATACATCACACATCGAATATAATACAGAAAAACGTCACTATGCACACGTTGACTGTCCTGGTCACGCTGACTACATTAAGAACATGATTACTGGTGCTGCTCAAATGGATGGTTCAATCCTTGTTGTTGCTGCAACAGACGGTGCAATGCCTCAAACAAAAGAACACGTTCTACTTGCAAAACAAGTTGGTGTTCCAAAAATGGTTGTTTTCTTAAACAAATGTGACATGATCAAGCCTGAAGATGCAGAAATGATCGATCTTGTTGAAATGGAAGTTCGTGAATTACTTACAAAATATGGCTTTGATGGTGACAACACTCCATTCGTACGTGGTTCAGCTTTACAAGCTTTACAAGGTAAACCAGAATACGAAGAAAACATTCTTGAATTAATGAATGCAGTTGACACATGAATCGAAACACCTGTTAAAGACTTTGAAAAACCATTCTTAATGGCAGTTGAAGACGTTTTCACAATTTCAGGTCGTGGAACAGTTGCTACAGGTCGTGTTGAACGTGGTAGATTAAGCTTAAACGAAGAAGTTGAAATCGTAGGTCTTAAACCAACAAAGAAAACTGTTGTTACAGGTATTGAAATGTTCAGAAAGAACTTAAAAGAAGCTCAAGCTGGTGACAACGCAGGTTTATTACTTCGTGGTGTTGAAAGATCAGCTATTGAACGTGGACAAGTTCTTGCTAAACCAGGTTCTATTGTTCCTCACGCTGAATTCGAAGCTGCTATTTATGCACTTACAAAAGAAGAAGGTGGCCGTCACACTCCATTCTTTGTTAACTATAAACCACAATTCTACTTCCGTACAACAGACGTTACAGGTGGTCTAGAATTTGAAAAAGGCCGTGAATTCGTTCAACCAGGTGAAAACGTTAACTTAAAAGTTAAACTTATTGCACCTATCGCAGTTGAAGAAGGAACAAAGTTCTCAATCCGTGAAGGCGGTAGAACAGTTGGTTATGGTTCTGTAACCAAAATTCTTAAATAA
- a CDS encoding DUF262 domain-containing protein, with the protein MSDKGKTTFKFKQKSIRQLFEDEFKIIEIPLYQREYVWDDEQITPLLDDLISRHNDQNQHYFGIIAQSIKRDEKDDNSNKHRIIDGQQRITTSILLIYYLDKKINENENNSIFFNDFNVLDIQFEIETNVRDDIWHIIKSENRNLISFKHHRINENYKIIEDYFNSNHFSNDELKEILMTFLDKFIFGILEYDIEKENEMLVFENLNSKGSPLQSFDLIRNAIILQNKYSDSKQNLNDFNRIVFNVLTNGSWASKIKDSKRGKEFEEFIENYTKWLGYTKKYKSYNTYKNFKQLISDKVSNEDQFKEFLNDLKKYLILYLQIKHHQYPSDIGNRLWYRVIEQKNVHIPLIFELFSRFSQFHNDKWDTTDKRIDSYMKVWASHIIKLISVEGTGQSLSNLVFNVIKRIKGGCTPRMIKEYLSKMEYYETPSDWRFIESLKSPKSELWLSKSVIDIIETVTLDQNSGENINQVDMRTIEHIMPQNLSEWKNDLDYKEEDLNQWHSKCKDQIGNLIHLNNKQNIKISNKSFKHKVNEVYKKSSSILVTAKGLEKYGLKNICEYDQWTFEIIEERTQKLGEVIVDIMNSD; encoded by the coding sequence ATGAGCGATAAGGGCAAAACAACCTTTAAATTTAAACAAAAAAGTATTCGGCAACTTTTCGAAGATGAATTTAAGATTATTGAAATACCGCTTTATCAAAGAGAATATGTGTGAGATGATGAACAGATTACCCCTTTATTAGATGACCTAATTAGTCGACACAATGATCAAAACCAACATTATTTTGGCATTATTGCTCAAAGTATTAAGAGAGATGAGAAAGACGATAATTCTAATAAGCATCGAATAATTGACGGACAACAAAGAATCACAACTTCAATACTTTTAATCTACTATCTAGATAAAAAAATTAATGAAAATGAAAATAATAGTATTTTCTTTAATGACTTCAATGTTTTAGATATCCAGTTTGAAATTGAAACAAACGTTCGTGACGATATATGACACATTATAAAATCTGAAAATAGAAATCTAATTTCCTTTAAACATCATAGAATTAATGAGAATTATAAAATAATTGAAGACTACTTCAATAGTAACCATTTTAGTAATGACGAATTAAAAGAAATATTAATGACATTTCTTGATAAGTTTATTTTCGGAATTTTAGAATATGACATTGAAAAAGAAAATGAAATGTTGGTGTTTGAAAATCTAAATTCTAAAGGTTCGCCATTACAATCATTTGATTTAATTCGAAATGCAATTATTCTTCAAAATAAATATAGTGATTCTAAACAAAATCTTAATGACTTTAATCGTATTGTGTTTAATGTGCTAACAAATGGTTCTTGAGCTAGCAAAATAAAAGATAGCAAACGTGGAAAGGAGTTTGAAGAGTTTATTGAAAACTACACAAAGTGATTGGGATATACTAAGAAGTATAAAAGTTATAACACATATAAGAACTTCAAACAGCTAATTAGTGATAAAGTATCTAATGAAGATCAATTTAAGGAATTTCTTAATGATTTAAAAAAATATTTAATTCTTTATTTGCAAATTAAGCATCACCAATATCCATCTGATATTGGAAATAGACTTTGATATCGTGTAATCGAGCAAAAGAATGTTCACATTCCCTTGATATTTGAATTATTTTCAAGATTTTCACAATTTCACAATGATAAATGAGATACCACTGATAAACGTATTGATTCATACATGAAGGTCTGAGCATCACACATTATAAAATTAATATCTGTAGAAGGAACGGGTCAATCGTTATCAAATTTAGTTTTCAATGTCATTAAGCGAATTAAGGGTGGATGTACACCAAGAATGATTAAAGAGTATTTAAGCAAAATGGAATACTATGAGACTCCAAGCGATTGAAGATTTATAGAGTCTCTAAAATCTCCTAAGAGTGAGTTATGATTGTCAAAATCAGTTATAGATATTATTGAAACAGTTACTTTAGATCAAAACTCTGGCGAGAACATCAATCAAGTTGATATGCGAACTATTGAGCACATAATGCCCCAAAATCTAAGTGAATGAAAAAATGATTTAGATTATAAAGAGGAAGATTTAAACCAATGACACTCAAAGTGTAAAGATCAAATTGGTAATTTAATTCATTTAAATAATAAGCAAAATATAAAAATATCTAACAAGTCATTTAAGCATAAAGTAAATGAAGTGTATAAGAAATCATCTTCAATACTAGTAACAGCTAAGGGTCTTGAAAAGTATGGATTAAAAAATATTTGTGAATACGATCAATGAACATTTGAAATTATTGAAGAGCGAACCCAAAAATTAGGTGAAGTTATTGTTGATATAATGAATAGTGACTAA
- the tsaB gene encoding tRNA (adenosine(37)-N6)-threonylcarbamoyltransferase complex dimerization subunit type 1 TsaB codes for MKLYLDTANNDFVLATFDENLNLKYSKVLQKYQKKVELIPLSISEMLNELNVKISDFDEFYTNLGPGYFTGVRISLVYLRTIATIKKIKIFTVSTMQILSQQNKGKNAFYINAKGEKYFEYLVNQEPFDPSQITCKTGIKDNYDSVNYEQFLNNFNDYKQLFIDYDDLNKIEPYYIKMPQIGAKK; via the coding sequence ATGAAATTATATTTAGACACTGCTAACAATGATTTTGTTTTAGCTACCTTTGATGAAAACTTAAACTTAAAGTATTCTAAAGTTTTGCAAAAGTATCAAAAAAAAGTTGAATTAATACCACTAAGCATTAGCGAAATGCTTAATGAATTGAATGTAAAAATTAGCGATTTTGATGAATTTTATACAAATTTAGGCCCTGGTTATTTTACTGGAGTAAGAATCTCTTTAGTTTATTTAAGAACAATTGCAACAATTAAAAAAATTAAAATTTTTACAGTTAGTACAATGCAAATTCTAAGCCAGCAAAATAAAGGTAAAAATGCATTTTATATAAATGCAAAGGGCGAAAAGTATTTTGAATATTTGGTAAATCAAGAACCATTTGATCCTAGCCAAATAACCTGTAAAACAGGAATAAAAGACAATTATGATAGTGTAAATTATGAGCAGTTTTTAAATAATTTTAATGACTACAAACAATTATTTATTGATTATGATGATTTAAATAAAATTGAGCCTTATTACATAAAAATGCCACAAATAGGAGCTAAAAAATAA
- a CDS encoding BspA family leucine-rich repeat surface protein, producing the protein MGGVLISLPVIAALCNNTQNQTNNNEKKNPEKLNQDKNKSNEIAVLKVWNENFKDKLDSAQSYEIILNKLIKLLNGNKDLKISLANQNDLKKRFSKDIEVKLTQKLALKVNDNDLLLEAGKVAYGQQATKYKDPNTGEIKETLEKDLSKLKQFENVKEITQIGFYDDEWNNYLTKHGVKYNYIQMVKLPKSVNKVPSLLPEEITALIEVFSGNTNAKIEGIESWNTKNIMNTKGLFNNAQLFDGNISKWDVSNVTNMHDMFNGAKSFNQDISKWQTKSLKYLYRTFSRAEKFNQDISNWDVSNVARFSRVLYGAKSFNQDLSKWDINITRLEKFQGDKTGYDDWNKRTLIEKEKSKWPLNLQNVNASIRNK; encoded by the coding sequence ATGGGGGGGGTTTTAATTTCGCTTCCTGTTATTGCAGCTTTATGCAATAACACTCAAAATCAGACGAATAATAATGAAAAGAAAAATCCTGAAAAATTAAATCAGGACAAAAATAAATCAAACGAGATTGCTGTTTTAAAAGTTTGAAATGAAAATTTCAAAGATAAATTAGATAGTGCACAAAGTTATGAAATAATATTAAATAAACTAATCAAATTACTTAATGGTAACAAAGATTTGAAAATATCATTAGCAAACCAAAATGATTTAAAGAAACGATTTTCTAAAGATATTGAAGTGAAATTAACTCAAAAGTTAGCTTTAAAAGTTAATGACAATGACTTATTACTCGAAGCAGGTAAGGTTGCTTATGGTCAGCAAGCAACTAAATATAAAGATCCAAATACTGGTGAAATTAAAGAGACGCTAGAAAAAGATTTAAGCAAGCTTAAGCAATTTGAAAATGTAAAAGAAATCACACAAATTGGATTTTATGATGATGAATGAAACAATTACCTAACCAAACACGGGGTTAAATATAATTACATTCAGATGGTCAAGTTACCTAAAAGCGTCAACAAAGTTCCATCATTACTACCAGAAGAAATCACGGCATTAATTGAAGTTTTTAGTGGTAATACCAATGCAAAAATAGAAGGAATTGAATCTTGGAACACAAAAAATATAATGAATACAAAAGGCTTATTTAATAATGCACAATTATTTGATGGCAACATTTCAAAATGGGATGTTTCAAATGTTACAAATATGCATGATATGTTTAATGGCGCCAAGTCATTTAATCAGGATATAAGCAAATGACAAACTAAAAGCTTAAAATATTTGTATCGCACATTTTCAAGAGCTGAAAAATTCAATCAAGATATTAGTAATTGAGATGTAAGCAATGTTGCTAGATTTAGTAGAGTACTATATGGAGCTAAATCATTTAACCAAGATCTATCAAAATGAGATATTAACATTACTAGGTTAGAAAAATTCCAAGGTGATAAAACTGGATATGATGACTGAAATAAAAGAACTTTAATAGAAAAAGAAAAATCAAAATGACCGTTAAATTTACAAAATGTAAATGCCAGTATTAGAAATAAGTAA